In Microbacterium pumilum, the following proteins share a genomic window:
- the menD gene encoding 2-succinyl-5-enolpyruvyl-6-hydroxy-3-cyclohexene-1-carboxylic-acid synthase, producing the protein MTDEAPRLTSAATDAAAALLCRLVELGVGHIVLSPGSRSQALALVAAELERRGAVRLHVRIDERVAGFTALGIGRETRMPAAVVCTSGTAVANLMPAALEAHHAGVPLLLLTADRPPELRGVGANQTTRQPGMFAPTVRYEADLPVPEHIDRDGDGEQSLMLRSVAEEAVAAALGAGLWPAGPVHLNLPYREPLAGGLPDWFGVPAVELTAASDDDLDAAPAEQASEDEASGALYQGGGGIGESDIPLEPQDEPHVIARGPRTIVIAGADAGPAAEAVAHAAGWPLIAEVVSGARFGRNLVHGYRTLLSDPALGGEIERVIVLGHPTLSRESAALLSDPELEVIAVRGPGEPLNLNDTTIAVDAVAVATGDPDREWLGAWIRASRAASVDLAPPAPDAAGLASAVPDERLGAIAAELSAIRAPLDRAALVDAVWRATWPHDRLVFGSSRLVRVADAVLGGKKVPVHANRGLAGIDGTIATALGIAVASQAGGAVGVTRLVLGDLALLHDVGALLLPPSEREPRIQLIVGNDGGGTIFDDLEVAEVAAREDMDRVLYTPHSVRIEQLALAYGWEYQRVTTRAALDQALTSPVGGRQIIEVPLPR; encoded by the coding sequence GTGACCGACGAGGCACCCCGGCTCACCTCGGCCGCGACGGATGCCGCGGCCGCGCTGCTGTGCCGGCTCGTAGAACTCGGAGTCGGACACATCGTCCTGAGCCCCGGCTCGCGGTCGCAGGCTCTGGCCCTCGTCGCGGCAGAGCTCGAGCGGCGCGGCGCGGTGCGGCTTCACGTACGGATAGACGAGCGGGTCGCAGGCTTCACCGCGCTCGGCATCGGACGTGAGACCCGGATGCCGGCAGCGGTCGTCTGCACATCGGGTACCGCCGTCGCCAACCTGATGCCGGCCGCGCTCGAGGCTCACCATGCGGGTGTGCCCCTGCTGCTCCTCACGGCCGATCGCCCACCCGAGCTGCGCGGCGTCGGGGCGAACCAGACCACCCGCCAGCCCGGCATGTTCGCGCCGACGGTGCGCTACGAGGCGGACCTTCCCGTGCCCGAGCACATCGACCGCGACGGTGACGGCGAACAGAGTCTGATGCTCCGCAGCGTGGCGGAGGAAGCGGTCGCCGCGGCACTCGGCGCGGGGCTCTGGCCGGCGGGACCGGTGCACCTGAACCTTCCGTACCGCGAACCGCTCGCCGGCGGCCTGCCCGACTGGTTCGGCGTGCCTGCGGTGGAGCTCACGGCCGCCTCCGACGATGACCTCGATGCCGCGCCCGCCGAACAGGCGTCCGAGGACGAGGCCTCCGGTGCCCTGTACCAGGGCGGCGGCGGCATCGGCGAGTCCGACATCCCGCTCGAACCGCAGGACGAGCCGCACGTCATCGCGCGCGGCCCGCGGACGATCGTCATCGCGGGCGCCGATGCCGGACCCGCCGCCGAGGCCGTCGCCCACGCCGCCGGGTGGCCGCTCATCGCCGAGGTCGTGAGCGGTGCGCGGTTCGGCCGCAACCTGGTGCACGGCTACCGCACCCTGCTCTCGGATCCGGCGCTGGGCGGTGAGATAGAGCGGGTCATCGTGCTCGGCCACCCGACGCTCAGCCGCGAGAGCGCCGCGCTGCTCTCCGATCCCGAGCTCGAGGTCATCGCCGTGCGAGGACCGGGTGAGCCGCTGAACCTCAACGACACGACGATCGCGGTGGATGCCGTCGCGGTCGCGACGGGAGACCCGGATCGCGAATGGCTCGGGGCGTGGATCCGCGCGTCGCGCGCGGCATCCGTCGATCTCGCACCGCCGGCGCCGGATGCCGCAGGGCTCGCATCCGCGGTGCCGGACGAGCGGCTCGGGGCGATCGCAGCCGAACTCTCCGCCATCCGTGCCCCGCTCGATCGGGCAGCGCTCGTCGACGCGGTGTGGCGTGCCACATGGCCGCACGATCGCCTCGTCTTCGGATCGTCGCGGCTCGTGCGTGTCGCGGATGCCGTGCTCGGCGGCAAGAAGGTGCCGGTGCACGCGAACCGCGGGCTGGCCGGAATCGACGGCACGATCGCGACCGCGCTCGGAATCGCCGTGGCCAGTCAGGCCGGGGGAGCGGTGGGCGTCACGCGACTCGTGCTCGGCGACCTCGCCCTGCTGCACGATGTCGGGGCACTGCTGCTGCCGCCGAGCGAGCGCGAGCCGCGCATCCAGCTGATCGTCGGCAACGACGGCGGCGGCACCATCTTCGACGATCTCGAGGTCGCAGAGGTCGCGGCGCGCGAAGACATGGACCGCGTGCTCTACACGCCGCATTCGGTGCGCATCGAGCAACTGGCGCTCGCGTACGGCTGGGAGTATCAGCGCGTGACGACCCGCGCTGCGCTCGATCAGGCGCTCACGTCACCGGTCGGCGGGCGCCAGATCATCGAGGTTCCGCTCCCGCGGTAG
- a CDS encoding PLDc N-terminal domain-containing protein, protein MVRVLLISALVLAAFWVFTIVDCAVQPPIRHRGVSKPVWVLIVVLLPVLGGILWLAVGRSRQVSKTARRAPDDDPEFLGRIGTVSDQDERIRRLEEELAQLDAESDDPKWATPQGGPSVAGGASTKPPSGAPATEPPVRPADGDDDSRGQRGAVS, encoded by the coding sequence GTGGTTCGGGTGCTGCTCATTTCGGCGCTGGTGCTGGCCGCCTTCTGGGTCTTCACCATCGTCGACTGCGCCGTGCAGCCGCCGATCCGGCACCGTGGCGTCAGCAAGCCGGTGTGGGTGCTGATCGTGGTGCTGCTGCCCGTGCTCGGCGGAATCCTGTGGCTCGCAGTCGGCCGCTCGCGTCAGGTGAGCAAGACGGCTCGGCGCGCTCCCGATGATGATCCCGAATTCCTCGGTCGCATCGGCACCGTGAGCGACCAGGACGAGCGCATCCGTCGCCTCGAAGAAGAACTCGCACAGCTCGACGCCGAGAGCGACGACCCCAAGTGGGCCACACCGCAGGGCGGTCCGTCTGTTGCAGGCGGTGCATCCACGAAGCCCCCGTCGGGTGCACCCGCCACGGAGCCGCCGGTACGTCCGGCGGACGGCGACGACGACAGCCGCGGCCAGCGCGGCGCCGTCAGCTGA
- a CDS encoding DUF4229 domain-containing protein: protein MKARSALVYSVLRLLAFLVPFGILMLFPIMREYYWLAAVFAALIGLSLSLIFLRRPLDDLSAGLAESRARAKAAAAASDESVEDAATGAPDGRATE from the coding sequence GTGAAAGCGCGCTCCGCCCTGGTCTATTCGGTGTTGCGGCTGCTGGCATTCCTCGTGCCGTTCGGCATCCTGATGCTCTTCCCGATCATGCGCGAGTACTACTGGCTGGCTGCCGTCTTCGCGGCACTGATCGGGCTGAGCCTGTCGCTCATCTTCCTGCGCCGCCCGCTCGACGACCTCTCGGCGGGACTCGCCGAGAGCCGCGCACGCGCTAAGGCCGCGGCCGCCGCGAGCGACGAAAGCGTCGAGGATGCCGCGACCGGCGCCCCCGACGGCCGTGCGACCGAGTGA
- a CDS encoding 1,4-dihydroxy-2-naphthoate polyprenyltransferase: MAGTPSKKRKRPGPTKQPSRGNPQKVRESRDPRHIEPATSRDWIAAARLRTVPLAFTPVLIGTGAAILVVDQFHWVIALFCLIVSVALQIGVNYANDYSDGIRGTDDHRVGPTRLTASRKVKPRAVLNVALMFFAIAAIAGLAITIRTQQWWLIAVGAVCILAAWFYTGGKRPYGYYGLGELFVFVFFGLVATLGTTWVQALALPQEAWFGAVGAGLLACAVLVANNLRDIDQDRKVGKRTLTVLIGRTATRWLFTILVLAPFAIACFLAVYYPIAWLTLLVLLVALPAVLIVWTYRAPRELVVALGLTTLTSVAYGAFLCWAFIG, translated from the coding sequence GTGGCAGGAACCCCCAGCAAGAAGCGCAAGCGTCCAGGACCCACCAAGCAGCCGTCGCGTGGCAATCCGCAGAAGGTTCGCGAGTCCCGCGACCCGCGGCACATCGAACCGGCGACCTCGCGCGACTGGATCGCCGCGGCGCGCCTGCGGACGGTCCCGCTGGCATTCACACCCGTCCTGATCGGCACGGGTGCGGCGATCCTCGTCGTGGACCAATTCCACTGGGTGATCGCGCTCTTCTGCCTCATCGTCTCGGTGGCGCTGCAGATCGGCGTCAACTACGCGAACGATTACAGCGACGGCATCCGCGGCACCGATGACCACCGCGTCGGACCGACACGGCTGACGGCTTCGCGCAAGGTCAAGCCGCGCGCCGTGCTGAACGTCGCCCTGATGTTCTTCGCGATCGCGGCGATCGCCGGCCTCGCGATCACGATCCGGACGCAGCAGTGGTGGCTCATCGCGGTCGGCGCGGTGTGCATCCTGGCCGCCTGGTTCTACACCGGCGGAAAGCGGCCGTACGGCTACTACGGCCTCGGCGAGCTGTTCGTGTTCGTGTTCTTCGGACTGGTCGCGACGCTCGGAACGACCTGGGTGCAGGCGCTCGCGCTGCCGCAGGAAGCCTGGTTCGGCGCCGTGGGCGCCGGTCTCCTGGCGTGTGCGGTGCTGGTGGCCAACAATCTGCGCGATATCGATCAGGACCGCAAGGTCGGCAAGCGCACCCTCACGGTGCTCATCGGCCGCACCGCGACGCGATGGCTGTTCACGATCCTGGTCCTCGCGCCCTTCGCGATCGCGTGCTTCCTGGCGGTGTACTACCCGATCGCGTGGCTGACGCTTCTCGTGCTGCTGGTGGCCCTTCCGGCCGTCCTCATCGTCTGGACCTACCGTGCACCGCGTGAGCTGGTCGTCGCCCTCGGGCTGACGACGCTCACCTCGGTCGCCTACGGTGCGTTCCTGTGCTGGGCGTTCATCGGCTGA
- a CDS encoding VOC family protein, whose amino-acid sequence MLTIGSTVLTVEDISRAGDFWRAALGYVDRRPPSEDWVILDPPYKQSWDAPGASLALSVTGYPQHYPPRIHLDIYADDQPAEIERLLGLGARAVDWDDYPDDADWVVLEDTEGNRFCVVQTEPDPAPD is encoded by the coding sequence ATGTTGACCATCGGATCGACCGTGCTGACGGTCGAAGACATCAGCCGCGCCGGCGATTTCTGGCGGGCGGCGCTCGGATACGTCGACCGGCGCCCACCGTCAGAGGACTGGGTGATCCTCGACCCGCCCTATAAGCAGAGCTGGGATGCCCCGGGCGCCAGTCTCGCGCTGTCGGTGACCGGATACCCCCAGCACTACCCGCCCCGCATCCATCTCGACATCTATGCCGACGACCAGCCCGCCGAGATCGAGCGCCTGTTGGGACTCGGTGCACGAGCGGTCGACTGGGACGACTACCCGGACGACGCCGACTGGGTGGTGCTCGAAGACACCGAGGGCAATCGATTCTGCGTGGTTCAGACCGAACCCGATCCGGCGCCGGACTGA
- a CDS encoding AMP-binding protein, with translation MKLEPVIGDDPRDILRALKSALHGAGPALGLGAVSTLPAQVRPGTAVVVTTSGSSGIPKSVVLSRDALIASALATADRVGEGAWLLTLPASYVAGMQVLVRSIVADREPAILSGSFTPQAFAAAALMMVSTERGERIPTFTSLVPAQLTRLLDCAQQDTAVLAALRSFQTILVGGQALPAAVLERAESAGARIVRTYGSTETSGGCVYDGAPLRGVSIRIIDGEVQVAGPTLAEGYLGDPDMTDAVFRRSADGTRWYLTGDAGLIEDDRLRVRGRIDNVIVSGGVNISLDRVERVVRSIPGLESAVVVGVPDPRWGEASVIVVRRGEALRRSESIQLEEAREAVAGAIGPHARPARLVLVDDLDTLPSGKPDREAIRSAVTSLR, from the coding sequence ATGAAACTCGAGCCCGTCATCGGAGACGATCCTCGCGACATCCTGCGTGCCCTCAAGAGCGCGCTGCACGGCGCCGGTCCCGCGCTCGGACTCGGGGCGGTGAGCACGCTCCCCGCCCAGGTGCGGCCGGGAACCGCGGTGGTCGTGACGACCTCCGGCTCGAGCGGCATCCCGAAGAGCGTCGTGCTGAGCCGTGACGCCCTCATCGCCAGCGCGCTCGCCACCGCCGACCGCGTCGGCGAGGGCGCCTGGCTGCTGACGCTGCCGGCCAGCTATGTCGCCGGCATGCAGGTGCTCGTCCGGTCGATCGTCGCCGACCGCGAGCCCGCGATCCTGAGCGGCTCGTTCACTCCCCAGGCGTTCGCAGCGGCGGCGCTCATGATGGTCTCGACCGAGCGCGGCGAGCGCATCCCGACGTTCACCTCGCTCGTGCCGGCCCAGCTGACGAGACTCCTGGACTGCGCCCAACAGGACACGGCGGTCCTCGCGGCGCTCCGCTCATTTCAGACGATCCTCGTGGGTGGCCAGGCGCTGCCGGCGGCGGTGCTCGAGCGGGCCGAGAGCGCCGGAGCAAGGATCGTGCGCACCTACGGGTCGACCGAGACGAGCGGGGGATGCGTCTACGACGGCGCACCCTTGCGAGGGGTGTCGATCCGGATCATCGACGGCGAGGTGCAGGTCGCCGGGCCGACGCTCGCCGAGGGATACCTCGGGGATCCGGACATGACGGATGCCGTCTTCCGCCGTTCCGCCGATGGGACGAGGTGGTATCTCACGGGCGACGCCGGGCTCATCGAAGACGATCGGCTGCGGGTGCGAGGACGGATCGACAACGTCATCGTCTCGGGCGGCGTGAACATCTCCCTCGACCGCGTCGAACGGGTCGTCCGCAGCATCCCCGGTCTGGAATCCGCTGTTGTCGTCGGGGTTCCCGATCCTCGCTGGGGCGAGGCATCCGTCATCGTCGTCCGGCGCGGCGAGGCATTGCGCCGCAGCGAGTCCATCCAGCTCGAGGAGGCGCGCGAGGCGGTGGCGGGAGCGATCGGTCCGCACGCGCGCCCCGCCCGGCTGGTGCTGGTAGACGATCTCGACACGCTGCCGAGCGGCAAGCCCGACCGGGAGGCGATCCGTTCGGCCGTCACCTCGCTGCGCTGA
- a CDS encoding 1,4-dihydroxy-2-naphthoyl-CoA synthase: protein MVSELFDGDEWMPAPGADGYTDITAHVSKDGRIARIAFHRPEVRNAFRPHTVDELYRALDVARQDSKIGVVLLTGNGPSPKDGGWAFCSGGDQRIRGRDGYKYSETDAVTDPARSGRLHILEVQRLIRFMPKVVIAVIPGWAAGGGHSLHVVCDLSIASAEHGRFKQTDADVGSFDAGYGSAYFARQIGQKFAREIFFLAEEYSAQRAYEMGAINRVVPHADLEREAIAMARTILTKSPTAIRMLKFAFNAVDDGMVGQQVFAGEATRLAYGTDEAVEGRDAFLEKRDPDWAPYPWQY from the coding sequence ATGGTCTCGGAGCTCTTCGACGGTGATGAATGGATGCCGGCACCCGGCGCCGACGGCTACACCGACATCACCGCGCACGTGTCGAAGGACGGCCGCATCGCGCGCATCGCGTTCCACCGGCCCGAGGTGCGCAACGCGTTCCGTCCGCACACCGTCGATGAGCTCTACCGTGCGCTGGACGTCGCCCGCCAGGATTCGAAGATCGGCGTGGTCCTCCTGACCGGCAACGGCCCGAGTCCGAAGGACGGCGGCTGGGCGTTCTGCTCCGGCGGAGACCAGCGGATCCGCGGACGTGACGGCTACAAGTACTCCGAGACCGACGCGGTCACCGACCCGGCGCGGAGTGGACGCCTGCACATCCTCGAGGTGCAGCGGCTCATCCGGTTCATGCCGAAGGTCGTCATCGCGGTCATCCCCGGCTGGGCGGCCGGCGGCGGGCACTCGCTTCACGTTGTCTGCGACCTGTCGATCGCGAGCGCCGAGCACGGGCGCTTCAAGCAGACCGATGCGGATGTCGGCTCTTTCGACGCCGGCTACGGCTCGGCGTATTTCGCACGGCAGATCGGACAGAAGTTCGCGCGCGAGATCTTCTTCCTCGCCGAGGAGTATTCGGCGCAGCGTGCGTACGAGATGGGCGCCATCAACCGCGTGGTGCCCCACGCCGACCTCGAGCGCGAGGCGATCGCGATGGCGCGGACCATCCTCACCAAGTCGCCGACCGCCATCCGCATGCTGAAGTTCGCCTTCAACGCCGTCGACGACGGCATGGTCGGGCAGCAGGTCTTCGCGGGGGAGGCGACCCGCCTGGCCTACGGCACCGATGAGGCCGTCGAGGGGCGCGACGCCTTCCTGGAGAAGCGCGACCCCGATTGGGCACCGTACCCGTGGCAATATTGA
- a CDS encoding LLM class F420-dependent oxidoreductase has product MLTDTPVRLGVQLKPQHVTYPQLRDAVRHLEDLGVDILFNWDHFFPLSGDPDGLHFESWTMLGAWAEQTERVEFGALVNCNSYRNADLQADMARTIDHISARGGEGRFIFGTGSGWFERDYDEYGYEFGTPGTRLDDLAQGLARIEARWAVLNPAPTRKIPVMIGGGGEQKTLRLVARHADIWHSFVRPDGLAHKLDVIERWAEKEGRDTSGLVISNELERRDESVADALYDGGTRMFTLGFGGPDYDYDLVQSWLRWRDAKNGVGRR; this is encoded by the coding sequence ATGCTCACCGACACCCCCGTACGCCTCGGCGTCCAGCTCAAGCCCCAGCACGTCACTTATCCGCAGCTGCGCGATGCTGTCCGTCACCTCGAAGACCTCGGCGTGGACATCCTGTTCAACTGGGACCACTTCTTCCCGCTCTCGGGCGACCCCGATGGACTGCACTTCGAGTCCTGGACGATGCTCGGAGCGTGGGCTGAGCAGACCGAGCGGGTGGAGTTCGGCGCCCTCGTCAACTGCAACAGCTACCGCAACGCCGACCTGCAGGCCGACATGGCGCGCACGATCGACCACATCTCGGCCCGCGGTGGCGAGGGGCGCTTCATCTTCGGCACCGGCTCCGGCTGGTTCGAGCGCGACTACGACGAATACGGGTACGAGTTCGGCACCCCCGGCACCCGCCTCGACGACCTCGCTCAGGGGCTGGCGCGGATCGAAGCGCGCTGGGCGGTCCTCAACCCCGCACCCACCCGCAAGATCCCGGTCATGATCGGCGGCGGCGGCGAGCAGAAGACGCTCCGCCTGGTCGCCCGTCACGCCGACATCTGGCACAGCTTCGTGCGTCCGGACGGACTGGCCCACAAGCTCGATGTGATCGAGCGCTGGGCAGAGAAGGAAGGCCGCGACACGAGCGGCCTCGTGATCTCGAACGAGCTCGAGCGACGGGACGAATCTGTCGCCGACGCCCTCTACGACGGCGGCACCCGCATGTTCACGCTCGGGTTCGGCGGGCCTGACTACGACTACGATCTCGTGCAGTCGTGGCTGCGCTGGCGCGACGCGAAGAACGGCGTGGGGCGCCGCTAG